From Pelagicoccus sp. SDUM812003, a single genomic window includes:
- a CDS encoding ACT domain-containing protein, with amino-acid sequence MQSPIVMSVIGPDRPGLVELIASTVKAAGGNWLESRMCHLGGQFAGILRIGVTSEAHDELLRAVNALEAKGLSVVVKDAGDSAETACSEVAVVEIVGADRPGIVSQISNAFAKRGVNVEELSTECRSAPMSGEPLFEARARVCIPADCDSDDLRRDLELIAADLMVDVSFESA; translated from the coding sequence ATGCAGAGCCCCATCGTAATGTCGGTCATCGGCCCGGATCGCCCTGGACTGGTGGAATTGATCGCCTCAACCGTGAAAGCCGCGGGAGGAAACTGGCTGGAAAGCCGCATGTGTCACCTCGGGGGACAGTTCGCTGGCATCCTGCGCATCGGAGTGACCTCGGAGGCCCATGACGAGTTGCTGAGGGCCGTCAACGCTCTGGAAGCCAAGGGCTTGAGCGTGGTGGTCAAGGATGCGGGCGACAGCGCCGAGACGGCGTGCAGCGAGGTGGCGGTAGTCGAGATCGTCGGCGCGGATCGTCCTGGCATCGTGAGTCAGATCTCCAACGCCTTTGCCAAACGCGGCGTGAATGTGGAGGAGTTGAGCACCGAATGCCGCAGCGCGCCGATGTCGGGAGAGCCGCTTTTCGAGGCACGGGCCCGGGTCTGCATCCCCGCCGACTGCGACAGCGATGACTTGAGAAGGGATTTAGAGCTTATAGCGGCCGACCTTATGGTCGATGTAAGCTTTGAATCCGCGTAA
- a CDS encoding sodium:solute symporter family protein translates to MELQALDFTLIVLYLLVVLVFGLYMRREAGVDLESYFLGSRKVPWYFLGISNASSMFDIAGTMWLVSVVFIYGAKGAWLPWLWPTFNQVFLMVYLSQWVRRSGALTGGDWMSTRFKSPVGLELSRLIVVVFALLSVVSFTAYAFKGLAGFASVFLPTEDISPTVYAGIFIGVTLLYVTFGGIRSAIFTDFIQFMLLIALSVVIGYYAMTLTDAESIAAVTPDSWDSIWFGRTLDLDWSGLIPQLNDIIALQGYELFFPFFMMMMLKGILVSLAGPAPNFDMQRLLAARSPKEAALMSSVVSLALFPRWILVTAIVALALVFYSTDLRLQDPAFDYELVLPHVVAEFVPVGLKGLIVVGFLAAFMSTFDSTINAGAAYLVNDVYNRYIRPEGKSGDDVRLCYLASFLVVAIGVTLSWFMDSINDVMGWIVGGLWGGYAAPNILKWHWWRLNGMGYFCGMIGGIISAFALPEVFVSYSFIQLFPAIFAVSLLASIVGSLLSAPEDMETLKTFYQTVRPWGYWKPVLDAIRLDHPHLEPNRDWPRHVFNIVVGIVWHFMLVVVPLFLVIKAFKPMWICVGILLATSLVLRSTWLKRLEEQ, encoded by the coding sequence ATGGAGCTGCAAGCCCTAGACTTTACCCTCATCGTTCTCTATCTGCTGGTCGTGCTGGTTTTCGGGCTCTACATGCGCCGGGAAGCGGGAGTGGATTTGGAATCTTACTTTTTGGGCAGCCGAAAGGTGCCGTGGTACTTTCTGGGGATTTCCAACGCCTCCTCCATGTTCGACATTGCGGGAACCATGTGGCTGGTGTCGGTGGTATTCATCTATGGCGCCAAGGGGGCGTGGCTGCCTTGGCTTTGGCCGACCTTCAATCAGGTGTTTCTCATGGTCTATCTCTCCCAGTGGGTGCGGCGATCGGGGGCCTTGACGGGGGGAGACTGGATGAGCACCCGCTTCAAGAGTCCGGTCGGACTGGAGCTTTCTCGTTTGATCGTGGTGGTCTTCGCTTTGCTGAGCGTGGTGAGCTTCACCGCCTACGCCTTCAAGGGACTGGCGGGATTCGCGTCGGTCTTTTTGCCCACAGAGGACATCTCTCCCACGGTGTATGCGGGCATCTTCATCGGGGTGACGCTGCTCTACGTGACCTTTGGCGGGATTCGAAGCGCCATCTTCACTGACTTCATCCAGTTCATGCTGCTGATCGCCTTGTCGGTGGTGATCGGCTACTACGCCATGACCTTGACGGACGCAGAGTCGATCGCCGCGGTGACGCCGGACAGCTGGGACAGCATCTGGTTCGGGCGAACGCTCGATCTGGACTGGTCGGGGCTCATTCCTCAACTCAACGACATCATCGCCCTGCAGGGCTACGAGCTGTTTTTCCCCTTCTTCATGATGATGATGCTCAAGGGCATCCTGGTCAGCCTAGCGGGTCCGGCTCCCAACTTCGACATGCAGCGGCTGCTGGCGGCTCGCTCGCCCAAGGAAGCGGCTTTGATGAGCAGCGTGGTTTCGCTGGCTCTGTTCCCGCGTTGGATTCTGGTGACCGCCATCGTGGCGCTGGCCTTGGTCTTCTATTCCACGGACCTTCGCTTGCAGGATCCGGCGTTCGACTACGAATTGGTGCTGCCGCACGTGGTAGCGGAGTTCGTCCCGGTCGGTTTGAAGGGGCTGATCGTGGTCGGCTTTCTCGCCGCCTTCATGTCGACCTTCGACTCCACCATCAACGCCGGGGCGGCGTACCTGGTGAACGACGTGTACAATCGCTACATCCGTCCGGAGGGCAAATCCGGCGACGACGTGAGGCTTTGCTACCTGGCGTCGTTTCTAGTGGTGGCGATAGGGGTGACCCTCAGCTGGTTCATGGACAGCATCAACGACGTGATGGGCTGGATCGTGGGCGGGCTCTGGGGCGGATACGCGGCTCCCAACATTCTGAAGTGGCATTGGTGGCGCCTCAATGGCATGGGCTACTTTTGCGGCATGATCGGCGGCATCATCAGCGCCTTCGCCCTTCCGGAGGTATTCGTCAGCTATTCCTTCATCCAGCTCTTTCCGGCGATCTTCGCAGTCTCTCTTCTGGCGTCGATCGTGGGAAGCCTGCTCTCGGCACCCGAGGACATGGAAACCTTGAAGACGTTTTACCAAACCGTTCGGCCATGGGGATATTGGAAGCCGGTGCTGGACGCCATTCGCCTGGACCATCCCCACCTGGAGCCCAATCGTGATTGGCCGCGCCATGTGTTCAACATCGTGGTCGGCATTGTTTGGCATTTCATGCTCGTGGTGGTTCCGCTCTTTTTGGTGATCAAGGCCTTCAAGCCGATGTGGATCTGCGTCGGCATCCTGCTGGCCACCTCGCTGGTGCTGCGCTCGACCTGGTTGAAGCGCTTGGAGGAGCAATGA
- a CDS encoding YhcH/YjgK/YiaL family protein, which produces MIVDHIENWKAYAFGEAWQQAFSFLEKLDAEAEEKEYPIDGDEIFARVMSYPTKEESDPTAVLEAHRKYVDIQMALIGSERIAVYPTHLQSTKDPYDAERDVTFFHYRKPAALQLSIYPGTFTCLLPQDAHMPQLFTSEPGVGVKKVVVKILLDRLSI; this is translated from the coding sequence ATGATCGTTGACCACATCGAAAACTGGAAGGCATACGCGTTCGGGGAGGCTTGGCAGCAGGCGTTCTCGTTTTTAGAGAAGCTTGATGCGGAAGCGGAGGAAAAGGAGTATCCGATCGATGGAGACGAGATTTTCGCCCGCGTGATGAGCTACCCGACGAAGGAGGAAAGCGATCCGACTGCGGTATTGGAGGCGCACCGCAAGTATGTGGATATACAGATGGCTCTGATCGGTTCGGAGCGGATCGCGGTTTATCCGACGCATCTGCAGTCGACGAAAGACCCTTACGACGCGGAGCGGGACGTCACGTTTTTCCACTACCGGAAGCCGGCTGCCCTGCAGCTCTCTATCTATCCCGGCACCTTCACATGCTTGCTGCCGCAGGACGCCCATATGCCGCAGCTCTTCACCAGCGAGCCTGGGGTGGGGGTGAAGAAGGTGGTGGTGAAGATTCTTTTGGATCGACTGAGCATCTAG
- a CDS encoding FkbM family methyltransferase, with amino-acid sequence MADQRNIPQKSFFTRAYHRAFTMGALRPHAKSLLPYLNRPGGRFVEIGARDGVKESLTPFLEKALGWKGILIEPWPHLFHRCRKRRKSSLCLNVAATEPQLRDSYIELVGLPPAASVRRKLMQEARDRAEGKPIQPLKPGAKPPKRVSYVSTNSLAGILGRANFEEHFDLMVFNLPGYEAHALEGMDFDAYKPTFLLIRTVGADVKLPHLPPYYQRITESKHDQQSAFHLFRYSDFGEN; translated from the coding sequence GTGGCAGACCAAAGAAACATTCCGCAGAAAAGCTTTTTCACGCGAGCTTACCACAGAGCCTTCACCATGGGGGCCCTGCGCCCGCATGCCAAGTCGCTGCTTCCCTACCTGAACCGCCCTGGCGGTCGCTTCGTGGAGATCGGGGCTCGCGACGGCGTCAAAGAAAGCCTCACCCCGTTTTTGGAAAAGGCCCTCGGCTGGAAGGGAATCCTCATCGAGCCCTGGCCGCACCTGTTTCATCGCTGCCGCAAACGCCGCAAATCCAGCCTCTGCCTCAACGTGGCCGCCACTGAGCCCCAGCTACGCGACTCCTACATCGAACTGGTAGGCCTGCCGCCTGCCGCCTCGGTGCGCAGGAAGCTGATGCAGGAAGCTCGCGATCGAGCGGAAGGAAAGCCGATACAGCCGCTAAAGCCGGGCGCCAAGCCGCCCAAGCGGGTCAGCTACGTCAGCACCAACAGCTTGGCCGGAATCCTTGGGCGGGCCAACTTCGAGGAGCATTTCGACCTGATGGTCTTCAATCTCCCTGGCTACGAGGCCCACGCCTTGGAAGGCATGGATTTTGACGCCTACAAACCGACCTTCCTGCTGATTCGCACTGTGGGCGCCGACGTCAAGCTGCCTCACCTCCCGCCCTACTACCAGCGCATCACCGAGAGCAAGCACGACCAGCAGTCCGCTTTTCACCTCTTCCGATACTCCGACTTCGGAGAGAACTAA
- the thiD gene encoding bifunctional hydroxymethylpyrimidine kinase/phosphomethylpyrimidine kinase: MSRAIPTALSIAGSDSGANAGIQVDLMTFAAHGVYGTTAITCLTAQNPTGITAVHAAPTEIVVSQIEQVLAYYPVAAAKTGMLFNREIIAAVAETVAKRPELKLVVDPVSVATSGHPLLEPDALATLKKELLPLASVITPNLDEAKLLLDRDIETPQAMEQAARELAAAYQAHVLVKGGHLAGDQLIDIVAEPTGKIHRYTQTRIDNIDTHGSGCTLSSATAANLARGLPALLAIEEARFYLRRGMENALKLPEANFINHYPA; this comes from the coding sequence ATGTCGCGCGCCATACCTACCGCCCTTTCCATCGCAGGATCCGACTCGGGTGCCAACGCAGGGATCCAGGTCGACCTGATGACCTTCGCCGCTCATGGGGTCTACGGCACGACTGCCATCACCTGCCTCACCGCTCAGAATCCGACCGGCATCACCGCGGTTCACGCCGCCCCGACCGAAATAGTGGTTTCCCAAATCGAGCAAGTGCTCGCCTACTACCCAGTGGCGGCCGCGAAGACGGGCATGCTCTTCAATCGGGAGATCATCGCCGCTGTCGCGGAAACAGTGGCCAAGCGGCCCGAGCTGAAACTGGTGGTCGATCCCGTATCCGTCGCCACGAGCGGCCATCCGTTGCTCGAGCCCGACGCTCTCGCGACCTTGAAAAAGGAGCTTCTTCCCCTTGCTTCGGTCATCACCCCCAACCTCGACGAAGCGAAGCTGCTGCTGGACCGGGATATAGAGACGCCGCAAGCCATGGAGCAGGCTGCGCGCGAGCTGGCTGCCGCCTACCAAGCGCATGTCCTGGTGAAAGGCGGACACCTCGCAGGCGATCAGCTGATCGACATCGTCGCCGAGCCGACCGGAAAGATCCATCGCTACACTCAAACGCGTATCGACAACATCGATACGCACGGCAGCGGCTGCACTCTCAGCTCAGCCACCGCCGCCAATCTCGCGAGAGGCCTGCCCGCCTTGCTTGCCATCGAAGAGGCGCGATTCTACCTGCGGCGCGGCATGGAGAACGCCCTCAAGCTCCCCGAAGCCAATTTCATCAACCACTATCCGGCATGA
- a CDS encoding replication-associated recombination protein A → MDSQGSLFSEDAAYPRAPEEVDLKRQPLAARMRPRSLAEVVGQDHILASGNLLPRLVQANTFGSLLFYGPPGCGKTSMAEAIAAETKSRFVRVNAVMSNVAELRGILAMARSRDDDTVLFIDEIHRFNKSQQDLLLPDVEAGNIRLIGATTHNPGFYVNAPLLSRSHLFRLNAHTVETATQALEAALRDEERGLGSRHHTAEEKALEGLAKLCDGDLRRALNALEVIALGLEPGQPITPEAISVFATERQIRYDANEDDHYDTISAFIKSMRGGDPDAALYWLAKMLAGGEDPRFIARRLIVFASEDIGLADSRALPLAVATQQACEFVGLPECRINLAHCVAYCAAAPKSNTSYAAFGKAAAAIAEGPVQEVPLWLRDKGGKASKRLGNSKDYEYSHGFSENISGQDYMETPMSFIEPKRVGEESGIAERLERWRKLKKERREKGNR, encoded by the coding sequence ATGGACTCGCAGGGCAGTTTGTTTTCAGAGGATGCGGCATATCCCAGAGCGCCGGAAGAGGTCGATTTGAAGCGCCAGCCCTTGGCGGCTCGCATGCGGCCGCGGTCCTTGGCGGAGGTGGTCGGGCAGGATCATATTCTCGCTTCGGGGAATCTTCTGCCGCGCTTGGTGCAAGCCAACACCTTTGGCAGTTTGCTGTTCTACGGTCCGCCAGGCTGTGGGAAAACCAGCATGGCCGAAGCGATCGCGGCCGAGACGAAGAGCCGTTTCGTGCGGGTGAACGCGGTGATGTCGAACGTGGCGGAGCTGCGAGGGATTTTGGCCATGGCCCGCAGCCGCGACGACGACACGGTGCTTTTTATCGATGAGATCCATCGCTTCAACAAGTCCCAGCAGGACCTGCTGCTGCCGGATGTGGAAGCGGGCAATATCCGATTGATCGGAGCGACCACCCACAATCCGGGATTTTACGTGAACGCTCCTCTGCTGAGCCGTAGCCATTTGTTTCGTCTGAACGCGCATACCGTGGAGACGGCGACGCAGGCCTTGGAGGCGGCGTTGAGGGACGAGGAACGCGGCCTGGGCAGTCGCCACCACACCGCGGAGGAGAAGGCCTTGGAAGGGCTGGCCAAGCTTTGCGATGGCGATCTGCGACGCGCATTGAACGCCTTGGAGGTGATCGCTCTGGGACTGGAGCCCGGACAGCCAATCACGCCGGAGGCGATCAGCGTATTCGCCACGGAACGACAGATCCGCTACGATGCCAACGAGGACGACCACTACGATACCATTTCAGCGTTTATCAAAAGCATGCGAGGAGGGGATCCGGATGCTGCCTTGTATTGGCTGGCCAAGATGCTGGCGGGAGGGGAGGATCCGCGTTTCATCGCCCGGCGCTTGATCGTTTTCGCCTCGGAGGACATCGGCCTGGCCGATTCCCGAGCCTTGCCGTTGGCGGTGGCGACCCAGCAGGCCTGCGAATTTGTGGGACTGCCCGAATGTCGCATCAACCTCGCTCATTGCGTGGCCTACTGCGCCGCGGCGCCCAAGAGCAATACTTCCTACGCGGCCTTTGGGAAAGCTGCCGCCGCCATCGCCGAAGGGCCGGTGCAGGAGGTGCCGCTGTGGTTGAGGGACAAAGGCGGCAAAGCTTCCAAGCGACTGGGCAACTCCAAGGACTACGAATACAGCCATGGCTTCTCGGAGAACATTTCCGGGCAGGACTACATGGAAACGCCAATGAGCTTTATCGAGCCCAAGCGGGTGGGAGAGGAATCGGGAATCGCGGAACGGCTGGAGCGCTGGCGCAAACTGAAGAAGGAGCGTCGCGAAAAGGGAAATAGATAG
- a CDS encoding NAD(P) transhydrogenase subunit alpha, translated as MDLVLLFFIFVLSAFLGLELISKVPSQLHTPLMSGSNAISGITIVGALLATGSESEGSLGMILGFAALVMATINVVGGYAVTDRMLQMFKKKGK; from the coding sequence ATGGATCTTGTACTCCTATTTTTCATATTCGTGCTTTCGGCCTTTTTGGGGCTGGAGCTCATCAGCAAGGTGCCCTCGCAGCTGCACACGCCCCTGATGTCCGGTTCGAACGCGATCTCCGGCATCACCATCGTGGGAGCGCTGCTGGCCACCGGGTCGGAAAGCGAAGGCTCGCTCGGCATGATCCTCGGCTTCGCGGCCTTGGTCATGGCGACCATCAACGTGGTAGGCGGCTACGCAGTGACGGACCGCATGCTGCAAATGTTCAAGAAGAAAGGGAAGTAG
- a CDS encoding Re/Si-specific NAD(P)(+) transhydrogenase subunit alpha, translating to MRVFVPRERSETEKRVSLIPESVKRLVGLGFEVVIESGAGSRSSFSDSDFEAAGASVSADRAAELAAADIVFRVGKPSLQEASSQKSGSWSIGFLDPFNETALIEAFAKAGVTAVSMEMIPRTTLAQKMDGLSSQANLAGYFAVIKAAERLGKILPMMMTPAGTLSPARVFVIGVGVAGLQAIATAKRLGARVEAFDTRPVVEEQVKSLGAKFVKIDLGEMGQTDQGYAKELTDEQKEKQKAGMAKVCGQSNIVITTAKLFGRPAPRIVDGRMLSGMKNGSVVVDLAVESGGNVEGSKLDEEVVTENGVKIIGIGKLECGVASDASQMYSANLHNFIEHFWDKESKTLKEDLEDEILKGCIITKGGAIVHERFRKDS from the coding sequence ATGCGTGTATTCGTACCTCGAGAACGTTCCGAAACCGAGAAGCGCGTTTCATTGATCCCTGAGTCGGTGAAGCGTCTGGTCGGCCTAGGCTTTGAAGTAGTGATAGAATCTGGCGCGGGCTCGCGAAGCAGCTTTTCGGACTCGGATTTCGAGGCGGCGGGCGCATCGGTGAGCGCGGATCGGGCTGCGGAGCTCGCGGCGGCTGACATCGTTTTTCGCGTCGGCAAGCCGAGTTTGCAGGAGGCCAGCTCCCAGAAGAGCGGCTCCTGGTCCATCGGCTTCCTGGATCCGTTCAACGAGACGGCCTTGATCGAGGCTTTCGCCAAGGCGGGTGTGACCGCGGTGAGCATGGAAATGATCCCGCGCACGACCTTGGCTCAGAAGATGGATGGGCTCAGCTCCCAAGCCAATCTCGCCGGCTATTTCGCGGTGATCAAGGCGGCGGAGCGGCTGGGCAAGATTCTTCCAATGATGATGACACCAGCGGGCACCCTTTCGCCAGCCCGCGTTTTCGTGATCGGCGTCGGGGTGGCAGGCTTGCAGGCCATCGCGACCGCGAAACGCCTCGGCGCCCGAGTGGAGGCCTTCGATACGCGCCCGGTGGTGGAGGAGCAGGTCAAGTCGCTCGGAGCGAAGTTCGTGAAGATCGACCTCGGCGAGATGGGACAGACCGATCAGGGCTACGCCAAGGAGCTCACGGACGAGCAGAAGGAGAAGCAGAAGGCTGGCATGGCGAAGGTCTGCGGCCAATCGAACATCGTGATCACCACCGCCAAGCTCTTCGGCCGCCCGGCCCCGCGCATCGTCGACGGCAGGATGCTTTCCGGAATGAAGAACGGCAGCGTGGTGGTCGACCTCGCCGTGGAATCCGGCGGAAATGTGGAAGGCTCCAAACTGGACGAGGAGGTGGTGACGGAAAACGGAGTCAAAATCATCGGCATTGGCAAGCTGGAGTGCGGCGTCGCCTCTGACGCCAGCCAGATGTATTCGGCGAATCTGCACAACTTTATCGAGCATTTCTGGGACAAGGAGTCCAAGACGCTGAAGGAAGACCTGGAGGACGAGATCCTCAAGGGCTGCATCATCACCAAAGGCGGGGCCATCGTGCACGAGCGCTTCCGCAAGGACTCCTAA
- a CDS encoding PEGA domain-containing protein has protein sequence MKFPVVPIVVSLLSIAVFSGCATVTRGTKDVLVIESDPSGALVTLSNGLTGTTPTSFKVSRKKPISVTIEKKGYETVFVQVNPAIEGAGAAGMAGNVLVGGIIGVGVDAMSGATKNLRPNPVTVKLVPVAVGDNNAEGEDLTFQLYLESVDGELFLSIKPELS, from the coding sequence ATGAAATTCCCCGTAGTCCCTATTGTTGTTTCCCTCCTTTCCATTGCTGTCTTTTCCGGTTGCGCCACGGTCACTCGCGGCACCAAGGACGTTCTCGTTATCGAATCCGATCCATCGGGAGCCTTGGTTACCCTGTCCAATGGCCTGACCGGCACGACGCCCACTTCCTTCAAGGTCAGCCGCAAGAAGCCGATTTCCGTGACCATTGAGAAGAAGGGTTATGAAACCGTTTTCGTTCAGGTTAATCCGGCGATCGAAGGCGCTGGAGCTGCGGGCATGGCGGGCAACGTTCTGGTGGGAGGAATCATCGGGGTTGGTGTCGATGCGATGTCGGGAGCGACCAAGAATCTTCGCCCGAATCCAGTGACGGTTAAGCTGGTGCCGGTCGCGGTTGGCGACAACAATGCGGAGGGAGAGGATCTCACCTTTCAGTTGTATTTGGAATCTGTAGACGGGGAGCTCTTTCTATCGATCAAGCCCGAGCTTTCATAG
- a CDS encoding ComEC/Rec2 family competence protein: MSLSTRPRHVPLLWILVPFATGIALAGSVSPALTPLLLGIAASASLTAYLASKRNAALWHLALVAAVLCAGMLRYHSLPAAQAQVDSFPPREATLDLRITRLFDSSNPDIHLGLAETLHAPAYLSQLAGHRIYFALESSPDGPPPLEGETVRTFGVARPLVERDDKSRFIDYLKHQGVTATIKQGFIKSRLRAASPFRRYLLLAQNKLSSVLENNRRPDSPYSGAYKALMLGKKGELSEEQKNLFLANGAMHLFAISGLHIGVIAICIHHFLLVFRIKGAALPVFSLVLILCFVLVTGGSASSWRALLMIACLYLSHGSQRQSSPVSALALSAIIYLFILPNQLFQAGFQMSYLTVASILLFGLPMAKTLNRISPLFSQIPRSAQSMFQKAAVVSKTWLLNSFAISLSAYIASSILGLLYFEILPVYGVFTNLIALPLASLAIVSGFLSLILSPLTPILPLSELFNNAALLIIKIIHGCLSLTEKLPFATLAPSHLRDLLILPAFLTIFLLMAFAYSRTGGSKSALRWQTTPLLATAAAIYFCFF; the protein is encoded by the coding sequence ATGAGCCTTTCGACCCGTCCACGACATGTACCCCTGTTGTGGATACTGGTCCCTTTCGCCACCGGCATCGCTTTGGCGGGATCCGTGAGCCCCGCCCTAACGCCGCTCCTGCTTGGGATCGCTGCCTCCGCGAGCCTCACCGCCTACCTCGCTTCGAAACGCAACGCCGCACTGTGGCACCTGGCCTTGGTCGCAGCCGTCCTTTGCGCCGGCATGCTTCGCTACCACTCCCTGCCAGCAGCTCAGGCCCAGGTGGACTCCTTTCCGCCGAGGGAAGCGACGCTCGATCTGCGCATCACCCGTCTCTTCGATTCCAGCAATCCAGACATCCACCTCGGGCTGGCCGAAACCCTCCACGCGCCGGCCTACCTCTCTCAACTCGCCGGGCATCGGATCTACTTCGCGCTCGAAAGCTCGCCCGATGGTCCACCTCCGTTGGAAGGCGAAACGGTGCGGACCTTCGGCGTGGCGCGACCGTTGGTCGAGCGAGACGACAAATCCCGCTTCATCGACTACTTGAAGCACCAAGGCGTCACCGCGACCATCAAGCAAGGGTTCATCAAATCCCGTCTTCGCGCCGCTTCCCCCTTTCGGCGATATCTGCTTCTCGCCCAGAACAAACTCTCCAGCGTCCTCGAAAACAATAGACGCCCGGACAGTCCCTACAGTGGAGCCTACAAGGCCCTCATGCTTGGCAAGAAAGGCGAGCTGAGCGAGGAGCAGAAAAACCTCTTTCTCGCCAACGGAGCGATGCACCTCTTCGCCATCAGCGGTCTGCATATCGGAGTCATCGCCATCTGCATCCACCATTTTCTGCTGGTGTTTCGAATCAAAGGCGCCGCTCTTCCGGTTTTTTCCTTAGTCTTGATTCTTTGCTTTGTTCTGGTGACCGGCGGCTCAGCTTCGTCCTGGCGAGCGCTGCTCATGATCGCTTGCCTCTACCTTAGCCATGGCAGCCAGCGCCAAAGTTCGCCGGTCAGCGCCCTAGCCCTTTCCGCGATCATCTACCTCTTCATTCTGCCCAACCAACTCTTCCAGGCAGGCTTCCAAATGTCCTACCTCACCGTCGCATCGATTCTGCTTTTCGGTTTGCCCATGGCCAAAACGCTCAATCGCATAAGCCCGCTCTTCTCGCAAATCCCACGCAGCGCCCAGTCCATGTTCCAGAAAGCCGCGGTTGTATCCAAAACCTGGCTTCTCAACAGCTTCGCGATCAGTCTCTCCGCCTACATCGCCTCGTCGATCCTCGGACTGCTCTATTTCGAAATCCTGCCCGTATACGGCGTATTCACAAACCTGATAGCCTTGCCTTTGGCATCGCTCGCGATCGTATCCGGTTTTCTCTCACTGATCCTTTCTCCACTTACTCCTATTCTGCCTCTGTCGGAGCTTTTCAATAACGCAGCCTTGCTGATCATAAAGATCATTCACGGTTGCCTTTCGCTCACCGAAAAGCTCCCCTTCGCTACGCTCGCCCCAAGCCACTTGCGCGACCTATTGATCCTGCCCGCATTCCTGACCATCTTTCTGCTAATGGCTTTCGCCTACTCCCGCACCGGCGGATCCAAGTCAGCGCTTCGATGGCAAACCACCCCTCTGCTCGCGACCGCTGCGGCGATCTATTTCTGCTTCTTCTAG
- a CDS encoding beta-propeller fold lactonase family protein codes for MKRLILTIALAAITTTFVSNASARGSRHHHSGPGMAFTMTNATDDNEILVYPRNPNGTLGSPTAVSTGGVGNGGGLGNQGGVILSKNRNWLLAVNAGSDTISVFEVTYNGIELTDTESSQGSMPVSLSIDDDLVYVLNAGDDSIAGFILGDDGDLLPIDYSKRPLSGSGVGAAQIGFSPNGRELVVTEKATNLISVFSVCHNGYADPAPISTESAHPTPFGFTFRRDGLLLVTEAAGGAQDAGAVSSYRIKRDDELYEVDPAVAATESATCWIALHPNQRFAYTTNTASNSISGYSVRGYGKLALLDEGGESATTGAGPIDLAFDRSGNFLYSLNAGDDNISVFSVGPRGELELIEEIDGLPDGANGLAVF; via the coding sequence ATGAAGCGACTCATTCTAACGATCGCCCTGGCGGCGATCACCACTACCTTCGTATCCAACGCGTCCGCTCGCGGCTCGCGTCACCACCACTCGGGGCCCGGCATGGCATTCACTATGACGAACGCCACCGACGATAACGAGATCCTCGTGTATCCACGAAACCCCAACGGAACGCTAGGCTCGCCTACCGCCGTGTCGACAGGAGGCGTGGGGAATGGCGGCGGGCTCGGCAACCAAGGCGGCGTCATCCTCTCGAAAAACCGAAACTGGCTGCTCGCGGTGAACGCCGGCAGCGACACCATCTCGGTCTTCGAAGTCACCTACAATGGTATCGAACTGACCGATACAGAGAGTTCCCAAGGATCCATGCCTGTGAGCTTGAGCATCGATGACGACCTCGTTTACGTGCTCAACGCAGGCGACGACAGCATCGCTGGCTTTATTCTGGGCGACGATGGAGACCTCCTGCCCATCGACTACTCGAAGCGCCCCTTGAGCGGCTCAGGCGTCGGCGCCGCTCAGATCGGCTTTTCCCCGAACGGGCGAGAGCTCGTAGTCACGGAAAAGGCGACGAACCTGATCTCCGTTTTCAGCGTATGCCATAATGGATACGCCGACCCGGCCCCCATATCCACCGAATCAGCCCACCCGACTCCCTTCGGCTTCACCTTTCGCCGCGACGGGCTGCTTCTGGTAACGGAGGCTGCCGGTGGAGCTCAAGATGCGGGAGCGGTCAGCAGCTACCGGATCAAGCGAGACGACGAGCTCTACGAGGTCGATCCCGCCGTGGCCGCGACCGAGTCGGCTACCTGCTGGATCGCGCTCCATCCGAATCAACGTTTCGCCTACACCACGAACACCGCCAGCAACTCTATCAGCGGGTATAGCGTTCGTGGATACGGAAAGCTCGCTTTGCTGGACGAAGGCGGAGAATCCGCCACCACCGGAGCCGGCCCCATCGACCTCGCCTTCGACCGATCGGGCAACTTTCTCTACTCGCTCAACGCGGGAGACGACAACATTTCAGTATTCAGCGTAGGCCCCCGCGGCGAACTCGAACTCATCGAGGAAATTGATGGTCTGCCAGACGGCGCCAACGGCCTCGCTGTTTTCTAG